The Clostridiales bacterium genomic sequence TTCTTTCAAGGTGTGCAATGAATTTTAACAAGATCAAAGAATACGAAGCGCAAAACTATATGCCTGTATTTTCCCGCACTTCGCTTGCGCTCGACCACGGCGAAGGCAACTGCGTTTACGATATCAACGGAAATAAGTACGTAGATTTCGTGGCGGGCATTGCGTGCAATCTTTTGGGCTACAACCACCCCGAGTACACTAAGGCTGTTTGCGACCAAATGCACAAGCTCGTACACGTATCCAACCATTACTATACCGACATTCAATCAGAGTATATCCATAATCTATGCGAAGCTTCGGGGTTTTCGCGCGTGTTCCTTTGCAATTCGGGTGCGGAAGCGAACGAGTGCGCTATCAAGCTTGCACGGCGGTATTTTAAGAACGCAGGCAAGCAAAAGCGCATACTTTATGCGGACGGCGCGTTTCACGGCAGAACGCTCGCCACGCTCACCGTTACGGGTAATCCCTCGCAGCACGAGGTTTATTCACCCCTGCCCCAAGGCTTCGACACGTTCAAGTACAACGATTTCGACGATTTCAAGCTTAAACTCACCGACGACGTGGGTGCGGTCATACTCGAAACTATACAGGGCGAACGCGGCGTGCGCCCGTTCACAAACGATTTTCTTGTAAACGCTTATGCGCTGTGCAAGTCCAAGGGCGTGCTATTTATAGTAGACGAGATACAAACGGGCATGGGCAGAACGGGCAAGCTGTTCTCATTCGAGCATTTCGGCATTAAACCCGATATTATAACGCTCGCCAAGGGCATTGCAGGTGGTCTTCCCATGGGTGCGTGCCTTGCGACCGAGGAAGTCGGTACGGCGTTCGCGCTCGGCGATCACGGCTCGACCTTCGGCGGCAACGCGCTTTGCTGCGCGGCTGCGAACAAGGTTCTCGAAATTTTGCAAAACGGGCTGCTCGATCAAGCGGCTCAAATCGGCGAATATCTCGGCGAAAGAATAGCGCATTTTTCCAAGTACAACTTTATAACCGACATACGCGGCAAGGGGCTTATGCGCGGCATACAACTCTCCGAAAAGATAAACGCGCATGAGTTCGAAGGCAAACTTCGCGAGCAAGGGTATCTCATAAACGTGGCGGGCAATAACACGATCAGGCTCATTCCCCCGCTCACCATTACCAAGGCGGAGATCGACGGGCTTATCGACGCGCTCGATAAAATCTGTGCTTCGACCAATTTATAGAATTTGTAAAAATATTATTGCAAACCCAAAGTAAGGTTTTCTTACTTCTTTCCCAAAAGAAGCAAGTAAAAGCGCGCATTGCCTGTCAATTGCGCGTTTTTACTTGCTATCAAACAAAAATAATGATATAATATATAAATAATTTACCAATCAAATACCCCGATTTTAAGGAGAATTATGGACGTATCATCGTATAAAGCAAAAGGCAAGATCGAGCACAAGCATTTGCTTAACTTGCTCGACTATTCGACTTCAGACATTTACGAAATTTTGCATCTTGCGGACAAGCTCAAAAACGCGTTCAAGCGCGGCAAAAAGCACGAGCTTTTAAAGGGCAAGACTCTCGCTATGATATTCAGTAAATCTTCTACACGCACGCGCGTATCCTTCGAAATGGGTATGCACCAGCTCGGCGGACACTCGCTGTTTTTATCGAGCAACGATATTCAGCTCGGTCGCGGCGAAACGATACAGGACACCGCGCAGGTGCTGTCGCGCTACGGCATAGACGGCGTTATGATCCGCACGTTTAAGCAGTCAGACGTAGAGGAGCTTGCCAAGTACGGTAGCTTTTCGGTCATAAACGGACTTACCGACGACTTCCATCCCTGCCAAGCACTCGCCGATATTTTCACGCTGTACGAGAACTACGGACACCTTAACGGCATTAAGCTCGCCTACTTCGGCGACGGCAATAACATGGCGCACTCGCTCATGCTCGCGGGCGCAAAGACGGGCATGAACGTTTGCATTTGCTCGCCTAAGGGCTTCCAGCCCAATCCAGAAATCACCGCTGCCGCGCAAAAGTTCGGCAACGTGACCGTCACAGATAACGTCGAAGAAGCGGCTTCTGGCGCGGACGCGCTCTATACCGACGTTTTCTTCTCCATGGGTCAAGCCAAAGACCCCGCCAAGGAAAAGGCGCTCATGCCCTATCAGGTGAACGAAAAAGTGTTCTCGCTCGCAAACAAGGACGCGGTGTTTATGCACTGCTTGCCCGCGCACCGAGGCGAGGAAGTTACGACCGAAGTAATCGACTCCACGCGCTCGATAATCTTTCAGGAAGCCGAGAACCGCTTACACGTGCAAAAAGCGGTCATGTGCCTATTGATGCGCTAAACGCAGGAGTATACCTAAGATGTTCCTTGCAATACGCCGCGCGGACGAGGCGGACGCCCCCGCCGTGCTCAAAGTCACCAAAGAGTCGTTCTCTTTATATCAAGAGGATCTGCACGTCACTTACGAAGTAAAAGCGCTCAAAGAAACGCTCGACACCACCCTTTTCGATATACGAAATAATGCGGTGTTCGTAGTAGAGCGGTTCGGCGAGCTGGTCGGCGCTATCCGCATCAAAAAGCTTTCCGACGATTTGTGGTATATATATCGATTCGGCGTAAGCCCCAAGATCTCCAATTCGGGACTTGGCTCGGCGCTCCTTGACGCCGCCGTCGAGTACGCAAGAGAGAACGGCGCAAAGGCTATTACCCTTCACACAAATGCTAAGTATTATAGGCTGGCGCGGTACTACTACGGCAAGCAGTTTTACGTCCACTCGACGGCGTTCGACCGCGGGTACGTACGCGCGCTGTTCGTGCTCGAACTCGAAGGCGCAGGCGCCGTAGATCTCTCGCCCGCTTTCCTACAATAACATTTACAAATGATTGATTTTATTTTTAACGAAAGACGAAAAATACACGAAGTAAATTCAAGAGGAATTATGGACTTCATCATTGCAACCGACAGCACCAGCGATCTTACCAAAGAGCAGCTACGCGAAATGGATATCGTATCGTGCGAATTACTGTATTTCGTCAACGACGTTATGTACGGCGACAGCGACGCCAACCAGCTTAAATTCAATCAGTTCTATGATGCTATGCGGCTCGGCGCGCGCACGAGCACGTCAATGGTCAACGAACAAACCGCCAAAGATTTTTTGGAAAATCTTTTATCCGATGGCAAGAACGTACTGTATCTCGCGTTCGACAGCGCTCTGTCGGGCACTTACGAAAACTTTAAACGCGTTGCGGACGAGCTTAACGCTACGCATGAAAACAAGGTTTACGTAGTCGATTCCAAGTGCGCGTCGGGCGGCGAAGGGTTGTTCGTTACGCTCGTCAACGATAAGCGCATGAGCGGCGCGACCTTCGAGGAGACGTGCACTTATGCCGACGAGGTGCGCGACCGCGTTCTGCATTATTTCGTGGTCGATAACCTTAAATACCTCGCACGCGGCGGACGGCTTAGCAAGGGCTCGGCGTTCTTCGGGAATATGCTCAACATAAAGCCCGTATTGCACGTGGACGAGATCGGTAGGCTTGTGCCTATTAAGAAAGTATCTGGCAGAGTTAAGTCGCTCAGGATGCTCGTAGAAAAGATGGAAGATCGGTATAACCGCGAGAGCGAGACCGTTTATATCACGCACGGAGATTGCTTCGACGACGCCAAGTTTGTTGCCGACGCTATTACCGAGAAGTTCGGCATTACGCCTAAGATCATGCCGCTCAGCTTCGTTATAGGCAGCCATTCGGGTCCAGGCACCGTTGCCCTATTCTTCACAGGCGATAATAGAGCCGAATAGCTTTTTCTTTCATTTTTTGAAAAAAAGGGAAGAAACTTTTACACTAAAATATTAAAGAGTGGTTAAACCTAACCACTCTTTTTAGTTTTATCTTAAATTAAAAATCGTCTATATGTTTCCACCCGCTTATGTCGGGAACCTTGCCGCCGAGAAAGTCTTTTAATATTGTCAGAAGTTCTTGCTCGGTCATATCGTCGGTGCCGAATATGCGCAGAACCTTGCCGTCGCGGCGTTGCGCTTCCGCGTGGCATTTACCGTCCTCGAAGCCCATGGCTTGAATAAAAGTAAACTCATCGATCGGCACGCGAGGTTCCAAAACCATAAAGGTTTCGGGCGTTTCTTTCAAAAATAAAACCGCCTTTTCTATATCCCTGATTCTGGGATTTTTGATCTTTGTAGCGTCGAGACTCCCGAAGGTAAGAGTAAACTTCACAGTAATATCTCCT encodes the following:
- a CDS encoding aspartate aminotransferase family protein — its product is MNFNKIKEYEAQNYMPVFSRTSLALDHGEGNCVYDINGNKYVDFVAGIACNLLGYNHPEYTKAVCDQMHKLVHVSNHYYTDIQSEYIHNLCEASGFSRVFLCNSGAEANECAIKLARRYFKNAGKQKRILYADGAFHGRTLATLTVTGNPSQHEVYSPLPQGFDTFKYNDFDDFKLKLTDDVGAVILETIQGERGVRPFTNDFLVNAYALCKSKGVLFIVDEIQTGMGRTGKLFSFEHFGIKPDIITLAKGIAGGLPMGACLATEEVGTAFALGDHGSTFGGNALCCAAANKVLEILQNGLLDQAAQIGEYLGERIAHFSKYNFITDIRGKGLMRGIQLSEKINAHEFEGKLREQGYLINVAGNNTIRLIPPLTITKAEIDGLIDALDKICASTNL
- the argF gene encoding ornithine carbamoyltransferase, which gives rise to MDVSSYKAKGKIEHKHLLNLLDYSTSDIYEILHLADKLKNAFKRGKKHELLKGKTLAMIFSKSSTRTRVSFEMGMHQLGGHSLFLSSNDIQLGRGETIQDTAQVLSRYGIDGVMIRTFKQSDVEELAKYGSFSVINGLTDDFHPCQALADIFTLYENYGHLNGIKLAYFGDGNNMAHSLMLAGAKTGMNVCICSPKGFQPNPEITAAAQKFGNVTVTDNVEEAASGADALYTDVFFSMGQAKDPAKEKALMPYQVNEKVFSLANKDAVFMHCLPAHRGEEVTTEVIDSTRSIIFQEAENRLHVQKAVMCLLMR
- a CDS encoding GNAT family N-acetyltransferase: MFLAIRRADEADAPAVLKVTKESFSLYQEDLHVTYEVKALKETLDTTLFDIRNNAVFVVERFGELVGAIRIKKLSDDLWYIYRFGVSPKISNSGLGSALLDAAVEYARENGAKAITLHTNAKYYRLARYYYGKQFYVHSTAFDRGYVRALFVLELEGAGAVDLSPAFLQ
- a CDS encoding DegV family protein, whose protein sequence is MDFIIATDSTSDLTKEQLREMDIVSCELLYFVNDVMYGDSDANQLKFNQFYDAMRLGARTSTSMVNEQTAKDFLENLLSDGKNVLYLAFDSALSGTYENFKRVADELNATHENKVYVVDSKCASGGEGLFVTLVNDKRMSGATFEETCTYADEVRDRVLHYFVVDNLKYLARGGRLSKGSAFFGNMLNIKPVLHVDEIGRLVPIKKVSGRVKSLRMLVEKMEDRYNRESETVYITHGDCFDDAKFVADAITEKFGITPKIMPLSFVIGSHSGPGTVALFFTGDNRAE